In one Elusimicrobium sp. genomic region, the following are encoded:
- a CDS encoding EamA family transporter, translated as MFNIAPVYAIWIAWFITAANLVASKFAVPYITSALFMLLTCTLAAVLFLPYIHRTNGWKILLDKKIWPRCLAIGTFGTALPMTIFMIALNYTTPVNGAILNQFEIIYSLILSYIILKERPSGRQIGGSLLILLGVGMLLWQAGTSLQLKGDLMIIGCLWMFQVSHIFAKKLPADIPPQLIAGARAIFAIPALLVLVVGIMYFQGPLQLDSHPALWTALIFSAVANYFLGNTYWYQAIRNMDLSKATAIILSYPVMTFLLSVLMGQDKITLYKVLGMVLAIGGAYIVTGIVKQGDKK; from the coding sequence ATGTTTAATATTGCACCCGTTTACGCCATTTGGATTGCTTGGTTTATCACGGCGGCCAACTTAGTGGCCAGTAAATTTGCCGTACCCTATATTACCTCCGCTTTGTTTATGTTGCTTACCTGCACGCTGGCGGCGGTGCTGTTTCTGCCTTATATCCACCGTACGAACGGGTGGAAAATTTTGCTTGATAAAAAAATTTGGCCCCGCTGTTTGGCTATCGGCACTTTCGGCACGGCTTTGCCGATGACGATTTTTATGATTGCCCTTAACTATACCACGCCCGTAAACGGAGCCATCTTAAATCAATTTGAAATTATTTATTCATTGATTTTATCCTATATTATTTTGAAGGAACGCCCGTCGGGACGGCAAATCGGAGGGTCTCTACTTATTTTATTGGGTGTAGGTATGCTTTTGTGGCAGGCCGGCACTTCGCTGCAACTAAAAGGAGATCTCATGATTATCGGCTGTTTGTGGATGTTCCAAGTCAGCCATATTTTTGCCAAAAAACTCCCGGCCGATATTCCGCCGCAGTTAATTGCAGGGGCGAGAGCCATTTTTGCAATTCCGGCGCTTTTGGTATTAGTTGTCGGGATTATGTACTTTCAGGGCCCGCTTCAATTGGACAGCCACCCGGCTTTATGGACGGCACTTATTTTTAGTGCAGTCGCCAACTATTTTTTAGGAAATACTTATTGGTACCAAGCAATCCGTAATATGGATTTGAGCAAAGCCACCGCAATTATTCTTTCTTACCCGGTGATGACATTTCTGCTCTCGGTACTGATGGGACAAGATAAAATCACTTTATACAAAGTGCTGGGTATGGTTCTCGCCATCGGCGGTGCATATATTGTAACCGGCATTGTCAAACAAGGAGATAAGAAATGA
- a CDS encoding DMT family transporter, giving the protein MRISFLSPLGAAWICWAIVGLSPIVGKYAIGVINPPLLVFLGSLIGSFILLPAVLKQQEWGNILSASNRWKFLFIGTFGTALPFTILLSALHYTTPGNAAILQQSELIYSLCFAMLFLKESPSRKQLIGSLLVMLGSVLILLKAPYTAQWKGDLMILGSTWMLQAASTVAKKLPQGISPAAIGLARNLYALPALGILLICTYAGGNKAVFQPSFQLFAVIGYTGVLKYGLAMWVWYRAIRALDLSKVTAIYLSYPAMTLLLSALLGLEKPSPAQVGGLLLSLYGGYLISRHIKNRG; this is encoded by the coding sequence ATGAGAATATCCTTCCTTTCTCCGTTGGGGGCGGCATGGATTTGTTGGGCGATTGTGGGGCTCTCTCCTATCGTCGGCAAATATGCCATCGGGGTCATCAACCCGCCCCTTCTTGTATTTTTAGGTTCCCTTATCGGTTCTTTTATTTTGCTTCCTGCCGTTCTTAAACAACAGGAGTGGGGGAATATTCTTTCCGCTTCAAACCGTTGGAAATTTTTATTTATCGGTACCTTCGGCACGGCTTTACCGTTTACGATTCTCCTTTCCGCGCTCCATTACACCACTCCCGGAAATGCCGCCATTTTGCAACAATCGGAACTCATCTACTCTCTTTGCTTTGCCATGCTTTTTTTGAAAGAGAGTCCTTCCCGCAAACAACTTATCGGCAGCTTATTGGTCATGTTAGGGTCGGTGCTTATTTTGTTGAAAGCCCCTTATACGGCCCAGTGGAAAGGGGACTTGATGATTTTAGGCAGCACCTGGATGTTGCAAGCCGCGTCCACTGTGGCTAAAAAACTGCCGCAAGGAATCTCTCCGGCTGCTATCGGGCTTGCGCGGAACTTGTATGCACTGCCTGCTCTTGGGATTCTGCTTATTTGCACTTATGCAGGAGGGAATAAAGCAGTTTTTCAGCCCTCCTTTCAACTTTTTGCCGTCATAGGATATACGGGAGTGCTAAAATACGGGCTTGCCATGTGGGTGTGGTATCGGGCGATACGCGCATTAGATTTAAGCAAAGTAACAGCCATTTATTTATCTTACCCGGCTATGACCCTTCTTCTTTCCGCTCTTTTAGGCCTTGAAAAACCTTCCCCGGCACAAGTGGGGGGTCTCCTGCTTTCCCTGTACGGGGGATACTTGATTAGCCGCCATATTAAAAATAGGGGATAA
- a CDS encoding prepilin-type N-terminal cleavage/methylation domain-containing protein translates to MRNGFTLVELLVVVLIIGILAGATLPQYERAVEQSRFTKYMIWVRQIHEAQKMNYTTKGNYSYNFAAMRVGFPRGTKFQTSGKFTNATLPDGTKFSINPNNNSLQFTYKDVLFNMPLSSGEVSCYHYGDPVKKKFCEHFTPEEGVCKPNACPIVTFI, encoded by the coding sequence ATGCGAAACGGATTTACATTAGTGGAATTGTTGGTAGTGGTACTTATCATAGGTATTTTGGCGGGAGCCACTTTACCTCAATACGAACGTGCCGTGGAACAATCTCGCTTTACAAAATATATGATTTGGGTAAGACAGATTCACGAAGCCCAAAAGATGAATTATACTACCAAAGGCAATTATAGTTATAATTTCGCCGCCATGAGGGTAGGTTTCCCCAGAGGAACCAAATTTCAAACCAGCGGAAAATTTACCAACGCTACTTTGCCGGACGGAACCAAGTTTTCCATAAACCCGAACAATAACAGTCTGCAATTTACTTATAAAGATGTTTTGTTTAATATGCCTCTTTCGTCGGGCGAGGTTTCCTGTTATCACTACGGAGACCCGGTAAAAAAGAAATTTTGCGAACATTTCACCCCGGAAGAAGGCGTTTGTAAACCCAACGCTTGTCCTATCGTAACCTTCATCTAA
- a CDS encoding M15 family metallopeptidase, which yields MPKFSKVSRQRLNSCHPDIVRVCEELIKQYDFSVLEGYRGEKEQNKAFDKGTSCVRYPNSAHNKTPALAVDIAPYPIDWLDLGRFREMIYRFDAVACMLRDRGEIKSRFVYGAFWKTLKDFPHIEVKL from the coding sequence ATGCCTAAATTCTCTAAAGTAAGCCGACAACGGCTAAATTCTTGCCACCCGGATATCGTCCGGGTGTGTGAGGAACTTATCAAACAGTATGACTTCTCCGTCTTGGAAGGATACCGCGGAGAAAAAGAACAGAATAAAGCGTTTGACAAAGGAACTTCCTGCGTGCGCTACCCAAACAGTGCGCATAATAAAACCCCCGCTTTGGCTGTGGATATTGCTCCCTATCCTATAGATTGGCTGGATTTGGGGCGTTTTAGGGAAATGATTTACCGCTTTGATGCTGTGGCATGTATGCTACGAGATCGGGGGGAAATAAAAAGCCGCTTTGTGTATGGGGCTTTTTGGAAAACCTTAAAAGATTTCCCGCATATTGAAGTGAAATTGTAA